One segment of Brassica napus cultivar Da-Ae chromosome C3, Da-Ae, whole genome shotgun sequence DNA contains the following:
- the LOC106405657 gene encoding uncharacterized protein LOC106405657 — protein MYRSASWSRVTEDYSVPWSAPKGLWKGLDEDEPTTYDPMSQEVTKKEKSRAKFAENAVHIIPFVLLACALILWFFSNPNVDVGVKEESIAARIKGLTIEGDIDNDSDGTQTGFLGTATEVEGSYKSKLKRDVNKRHRRIQTSRKVVKGFH, from the exons ATGTACCGATCCGCAAGCTGGAGCCGTGTTACTGAGGATTACTCAGTACCTTGGTCTGCGCCAAAGGGATTATGGAAAGGCCTAGACGAAGACGAGCCGACTACATACGATCCTATGAGCCAGGAAGTGACAAAGAAAGAGAAGTCACGTGCTAAATTTGCTGAAAACGCTGTTCACATAATCCCCTTTGTCCTTCTCGCTTGTGCTCTCATCCTTTGGTTTTTCTCTAATCCAA ATGTGGATGTTGGGGTAAAAGAGGAATCCATTGCGGCTAGGATCAAAGGATTAACCATTGAAGGAGACATTGACAATGACAGCGACGGAACACAGACCGGATTCTTAGGCACCGCCACAGAAGTGGAAGGTTCATATAAGTCGAAGCTAAAACGCGACGTTAATAAGCGTCATCGGAGGATACAAACTTCAAGGAAAGTGGTGAAAGGATTTCATTAG
- the LOC111197795 gene encoding peptide methionine sulfoxide reductase A3-like isoform X1: MNLSSITQGNDNDVPAPGNEFAQFAAGCFWGVELAFQRVSGVTHTEVGYTQGFLHNPSYEDVCTNTTNHAEVVRVQYDPKECNFESLLDAFWSRHNPTTLNRQGKDVGTQYRSGIYFYTPEQEKQAAVSMERHQQQMESKIMTEILPAKKFYRAEEYHQQYLSKGGQSCGIACNSPLMCSAATA, translated from the exons ATGAATCTTTCTTCTATCACTCAGGGAAACGATAATGACGTTCCGGCGCCGGGAAATGAGTTTGCACAGTTCGCCGCTGGATGCTTCTGGGGCGTGGAGCTGGCGTTTCAGAGAGTCTCCGGTGTGACTCATACGGAGGTTGGATACACCCAAGGGTTCCTCCACAATCCTTCATACGAGGATGTCTGCACGAACACAACGAACCATGCAGAGGTTGTCAGGGTTCAGTATGATCCCAAAGAGTGCAACTTTGAGTCTCTGCTTGATGCCTTCTGGTCTAGACATAACCCCACCACCTTGAATCGCCAG GGAAAAGATGTTGGAACCCAATACAGATCAGGGATATACTTCTACACACCTGAGCAGGAGAAACAAGCGGCGGTGTCAATGGAACGTCACCAGCAACAAATGGAGAGTAAGATCATGACTGAGATTCTACCAGCTAAGAAATTCTACAGAGCTGAGGAGTATCATCAGCAGTATCTGTCAAAGGGTGGGCAGTCCTGTGGCATAGCCTGCAACAGTCCACTCATGTGCAGCGCTGCTACGGCTTAA
- the LOC106405873 gene encoding stellacyanin, with translation MEKTSKKLFIFNLCIIFGILVTRRCNATTYFVGDTSGWDISSDLESWPLGKRFSVGDVLMFQYSSTHSVYEVAKDNFQSCNTTDPIRTFINGNTTIALSKPGDRFFVCGNRLHCFAGMRLQVNVEGNGPSPAPVGAPQAAPAGILQPSSKKNNPATGVASSAPHIGGRGLRGSMNYFVYLIVFTFPLILYFINN, from the exons ATGGAGAAGACGTCGAAGAAGCTATTTATTTTCAATCTCTGCAtcatttttggtattttagtAACAAGAAGATGCAACGCAACTACATACTTTGTGGGAGACACGTCCGGTTGGGACATAAGCTCCGATCTTGAATCTTGGCCTTTAGGCAAGCGATTCTCTGTCGGTGATGTTCTAA TGTTCCAATACTCATCGACGCATAGTGTCTACGAAGTGGCGAAAGACAACTTCCAAAGCTGCAACACTACGGACCCGATCCGTACGTTCATAAATGGGAACACGACCATTGCTCTGTCCAAACCGGGAGACCGGTTCTTTGTCTGTGGTAACCGGCTCCATTGCTTCGCTGGTATGAGGCTACAAGTCAATGTCGAAGGCAATGGCCCATCTCCGGCCCCTGTGGGCGCTCCACAGGCCGCCCCCGCCGGAATTCTCCAGCCATCTTCTAAAAAGAATAACCCTGCAACCGGGGTTGCTAGCTCGGCTCCCCATATTGGTGGCCGCGGTCTGAGGGGCAGTatgaattattttgtatatttgatcGTTTTTACTTTTCCgttaatattgtattttattaacaACTAA
- the LOC106405877 gene encoding peptide methionine sulfoxide reductase A3 — protein MNLSSITQANDNDAPAPGNEFAQFAAGCFWGVELAFQRVSGVTHTEVGYTQGFLHNPSYDDVCTNTTNHAEVVRVQYDPKECNFESLLNVFWSRHDPTTLNRQGKDVGTQYRSGIYFYTPEQEKQAAVSMERHQKKMESKIMTEILPAKKFYRAEEYHQQYLSKGGQSCGIACNSPLMCSAATA, from the exons ATGAATCTTTCTTCTATCACTCAGGCAAACGACAATGACGCTCCGGCGCCGGGAAATGAGTTTGCACAGTTCGCCGCTGGATGCTTCTGGGGCGTGGAGCTAGCGTTTCAGAGAGTCTCAGGTGTGACTCATACGGAGGTTGGATACACCCAAGGGTTCCTCCACAATCCTTCATACGACGATGTCTGCACGAACACAACGAACCATGCAGAGGTTGTCAGGGTTCAATATGATCCCAAAGAGTGCAACTTTGAGTCTCTGCTTAATGTCTTCTGGTCTAGGCATGACCCCACCACCTTAAATCGCCAG GGAAAAGATGTGGGAACCCAATACAGATCAGGGATATACTTCTACACACCTGAGCAGGAGAAACAAGCGGCGGTGTCAATGGAACGTCACCAGAAAAAAATGGAGAGTAAGATCATGACTGAGATTCTACCAGCTAAGAAATTCTACAGAGCTGAGGAGTATCATCAGCAGTACCTGTCAAAGGGTGGGCAGTCCTGTGGCATAGCCTGCAACAGTCCACTCATGTGCAGCGCTGCTACGGCTTAA